Proteins encoded within one genomic window of Couchioplanes caeruleus:
- a CDS encoding PIG-L deacetylase family protein, with product MTQPNDHGRLEPLPEDWQRALAIVAHPDDLEFGAGAAVARWTEQGKEVIYSLVTSGEAGISSMEPARTRQVREAEQRAAAALVGVQTIEFLGQSDGLLEHGVALRRVLAAAIRRHQPDIVITNNLRETWNGTTLNQADHIATGRSVLDAVRDAGNRWVFTEQLDEGLRPWGKVRQVWAVNSPQSAHGVDVTTTFQTGVRSLHAHEEYLGALGWPSADSERFLATLARLAGARLGCEYGVSFEVFRP from the coding sequence GTGACGCAGCCCAACGATCACGGCCGCCTGGAGCCACTTCCGGAGGACTGGCAGCGAGCTCTGGCCATCGTCGCGCATCCCGATGATCTGGAGTTCGGAGCCGGCGCGGCAGTCGCCCGATGGACCGAGCAAGGCAAAGAAGTCATCTACAGTCTGGTGACGAGCGGTGAGGCCGGAATCAGCAGCATGGAACCTGCCCGCACCCGACAGGTACGCGAGGCGGAGCAGCGCGCCGCGGCAGCGCTTGTCGGCGTCCAGACCATCGAGTTTCTGGGCCAGTCCGACGGCTTACTCGAACATGGCGTGGCACTTCGCCGTGTCTTGGCCGCCGCCATCCGCAGACATCAACCGGACATCGTCATCACCAACAACCTCCGCGAAACATGGAACGGCACGACCCTCAACCAGGCGGATCACATCGCAACCGGGCGCTCCGTGCTTGACGCCGTCCGCGACGCCGGCAACCGCTGGGTCTTCACCGAGCAATTGGACGAGGGCCTGCGTCCGTGGGGCAAGGTACGACAGGTTTGGGCCGTCAATTCGCCGCAGTCAGCCCACGGCGTGGACGTGACGACCACCTTCCAGACGGGGGTACGTTCACTGCACGCTCACGAGGAATACCTGGGAGCTCTCGGCTGGCCTTCGGCGGACTCCGAACGTTTCCTGGCCACGCTGGCCCGCCTGGCTGGAGCCCGTCTGGGCTGCGAGTACGGCGTGTCGTTCGAGGTCTTCCGGCCTTGA